The following proteins are co-located in the Lepus europaeus isolate LE1 chromosome 15, mLepTim1.pri, whole genome shotgun sequence genome:
- the LOC133774166 gene encoding adrenodoxin — MAAAGCARLLRAASAALGCPARRWLLLAGARAGAGGQPGSCGPSGRAEPGRGGGAGAGRPLSLWAPARSSSEDKVTVHFINRDGETLTAKGKVGDSLLDVVVENNLDIDGFGACEGTLACSTCHLIFEEHIYDKLQPVTDEENDMLDLAFGLTDRSRLGCQICLTKSMDNMTVRVPDAVSDARQSVDVGKNS, encoded by the coding sequence ATGGCCGCCGCGGGGTGCGCTCGGCTGCTGCGCGCTGCCTCCGCGGCCCTCGGCTGCCCGGCCCGCCGCTGGCTGCTGCTCGCCGGAGCTCGCGCGGGAGCCGGCGGCCAGCCCGGGAGCTGCGGGCCGAGCGGGAGGGCCGAGCCCGGCCGGGGCGGAGGCGCGGGAGCGGGCCGGCCGCTGAGCCTGTGGGCGCCGGCGCGGAGCAGCTCAGAAGATAAAGTAACAGTACATTTTATAAACCGTGATGGTGAAACATTAACAGCCAAAGGAAAAGTTGGTGACTCTCTGCTAGATGTTGTGGTTGAAAATAATCTAGATATTGATGGTTTTGGTGCTTGTGAGGGAACCTTGGCCTGCTCTACCTGCCACCTCATCTTTGAAGAACACATATATGACAAGTTACAGCCAGTCACTGATGAGGAGAATGACATGCTTGACCTGGCGTTTGGACTCACAGACAGATCACGGTTGGGCTGCCAAATCTGTTTGACAAAATCTATGGACAATATGACTGTTCGAGTACCTGATGCAGTGTCGGATGCCAGACAATCTGTTGATGTGGGCAAGAACTCCTAA